A portion of the Fusobacterium perfoetens ATCC 29250 genome contains these proteins:
- a CDS encoding HAD family hydrolase encodes MIKNIIFDLGNVLVSFHPEKFVNENVPEIYREKFFQVVFGRQEWKDLDRGTLEYDKAIELFSKELPECREIIKKMFDTKVIDCLAPITFNAELLKKLKENYKLYIISNFHYPAFDNINELWDFFKLFDGKVISGHCKLLKPEYEIYNLLLDTYNLKAEESLFIDDTKENIVAANDLGIDTIHLTSPNLLKEKLIEKGIIL; translated from the coding sequence ATGATAAAAAATATTATATTTGATTTAGGAAATGTTTTAGTTTCCTTTCATCCAGAAAAATTTGTAAATGAAAATGTTCCAGAAATTTATAGAGAAAAGTTTTTTCAAGTAGTTTTTGGAAGACAAGAATGGAAAGATTTAGACAGAGGGACTTTAGAATATGATAAAGCTATAGAACTTTTTTCTAAAGAACTTCCAGAGTGTAGAGAAATTATCAAGAAAATGTTTGATACAAAAGTTATTGATTGTTTAGCTCCTATAACTTTTAATGCTGAGTTATTAAAAAAATTAAAAGAAAACTACAAACTTTATATAATCTCAAATTTTCATTATCCAGCTTTTGATAATATTAATGAGTTATGGGATTTCTTTAAATTATTTGATGGAAAAGTTATATCAGGACATTGTAAACTTTTAAAACCTGAATATGAAATATATAATCTTCTTTTAGATACTTATAATTTAAAAGCTGAAGAATCTCTTTTTATAGATGATACAAAAGAAAATATTGTAGCTGCTAATGATTTAGGAATAGATACTATTCATTTAACTTCTCCTAATCTTTTAAAAGAAAAATTAATAGAAAAAGGAATTATATTATAA
- a CDS encoding NERD domain-containing protein: MYHFYDCINGIRGNFKFDLTLSSYTPGEKLVAENLNFLGSHNNNIYFFKEFNVFRGRRIDFLIYNKNNFFVILEVKDWDKNYIESIDFLGEQRLSEFFKLRFSLKTKNISVKNNPYESQCKRYLNDFNNYFKTLKNLNSKYNEVNIPTCSFVVFPNLSKEDFEKLLNKEIKENIKNMIFTHTIFKEDINKLGNLTELYSLVLNQIKTYDNLDNFNEIGIFRNIKIRDSENIINDLITYNLNNNYMVLDQNQQGIAESIENLKNKFLFIYGVAGSGKTYIMEYRLEEFLRENINRNFSNVFNKNEDYSMYNNKKILIFLKDKQSTLYNYLHSKYDLYGDNIFLLDLLTKDRYIQANDKGVEIKVSTSTKPYYKTETILYEDIKEIYIDEVNDIVSHSSKSFAELKNLISCLNLYGQDINTILLTDANQINYNGYYFNNFGENNIKNIFWKVLGIEDSNKVIEFDLNISYRLDYWLADFTFRYLLYYTSKFSKKYIDYFEQLYSIKNNILMDRDTYCLVTEKELYNSLENSLCYPYYYKENDLEIDLRYNKNLIYFNFRPINSKGYENLKEKNLHNSLFIENYETLSKISVRDFSFTKNTITHKVDFIKGREFDNLIFITKFEDFFLNEETLNYENIYENYLVMTRAINNLKILIVVNERDKNMISSKIDNLISKINNFPKDLLCFYRNK, translated from the coding sequence ATGTATCATTTTTATGATTGTATAAATGGAATAAGAGGAAATTTTAAATTCGATTTAACATTATCTTCCTATACTCCTGGAGAAAAATTAGTTGCTGAAAATTTAAATTTTTTAGGTTCTCACAATAATAATATATACTTTTTTAAAGAATTTAATGTATTTAGAGGAAGAAGAATAGATTTTTTAATTTATAATAAAAATAATTTTTTTGTTATATTAGAAGTTAAAGATTGGGATAAAAATTATATTGAAAGTATTGATTTTTTAGGAGAACAAAGATTATCTGAATTTTTTAAATTAAGATTTTCTTTAAAAACTAAAAATATATCTGTCAAAAATAATCCTTATGAAAGTCAATGTAAAAGATACCTAAATGATTTTAATAACTATTTTAAAACTTTAAAAAACTTAAATTCTAAATATAATGAAGTTAATATCCCTACTTGTTCTTTTGTAGTTTTCCCTAACCTTTCAAAAGAAGATTTTGAAAAACTTTTAAATAAAGAGATTAAAGAAAATATTAAAAATATGATATTTACTCACACTATTTTTAAAGAAGATATTAATAAATTAGGAAATCTTACAGAGCTCTATTCTCTAGTTTTAAATCAGATAAAAACTTATGATAACCTTGATAATTTTAATGAAATAGGGATATTTAGAAATATTAAAATTCGAGATTCTGAAAATATTATAAATGATTTAATCACTTATAATTTAAATAATAATTATATGGTTTTAGACCAAAATCAACAGGGTATAGCTGAAAGTATTGAAAACTTAAAAAATAAATTTCTTTTTATATATGGAGTAGCTGGTTCTGGTAAAACTTATATTATGGAATATAGGTTAGAAGAATTTTTAAGAGAAAATATCAATAGAAATTTTTCTAATGTCTTTAATAAAAATGAAGATTATTCAATGTATAATAATAAAAAAATTCTAATCTTTTTAAAAGATAAACAAAGTACCCTATACAATTATCTTCATTCTAAATATGATTTATATGGAGATAATATTTTTCTTCTTGATTTACTTACAAAAGATAGATATATACAGGCTAATGACAAAGGAGTAGAAATAAAAGTTTCTACTTCTACTAAACCATATTATAAAACCGAAACTATTCTTTATGAGGATATAAAAGAAATTTATATAGATGAGGTTAATGATATAGTTTCCCATTCTTCTAAATCTTTTGCAGAGCTTAAAAATCTAATAAGTTGTTTAAATTTATATGGACAAGATATAAATACTATACTTTTAACTGATGCTAATCAAATTAATTATAATGGTTATTACTTTAATAATTTTGGAGAAAATAATATAAAAAATATTTTTTGGAAAGTTCTCGGAATAGAAGATAGTAATAAAGTTATTGAATTTGACTTAAATATAAGTTATAGATTAGATTATTGGTTAGCTGATTTTACTTTTAGATATTTATTATATTATACTTCTAAATTTTCTAAAAAATATATAGATTATTTTGAACAACTTTATTCTATTAAAAATAATATTTTAATGGATAGAGATACTTATTGTTTAGTTACAGAAAAAGAACTTTATAATAGTTTAGAAAATTCTTTGTGTTATCCATATTACTATAAAGAAAATGATTTAGAGATTGATTTAAGATATAATAAAAATCTTATCTATTTTAATTTTAGACCTATAAATTCAAAAGGTTATGAAAATTTAAAAGAAAAAAATCTTCATAACTCACTTTTTATAGAAAATTATGAAACTCTTTCAAAGATTTCTGTCAGAGATTTTTCCTTTACTAAAAACACTATTACTCATAAAGTAGATTTTATAAAAGGAAGAGAATTTGATAATCTTATTTTTATTACAAAATTTGAAGATTTTTTCTTAAATGAAGAAACTCTCAATTATGAAAATATTTATGAAAATTATCTGGTTATGACAAGGGCTATCAATAATTTAAAAATACTTATTGTAGTAAATGAAAGAGATAAAAATATGATTTCCTCTAAAATTGATAATTTAATTTCTAAAATAAATAATTTTCCAAAGGATTTACTTTGTTTTTATAGAAATAAATAA
- a CDS encoding CGGC domain-containing protein has protein sequence MEEIKLIIVIQCEISKRRCSGFHCMQSFFNREHLFKDYPQDKEIRFLTFQCGGCNGKGVNILLNNVSKVLKKEGKITKDNIAIHLSSCMAFENHHSQRCMFIDFIKSEIERLGYKNIVEGSYLSKTATRRREEGVYKKY, from the coding sequence ATGGAGGAAATAAAATTAATTATTGTTATTCAATGTGAAATTTCTAAAAGAAGATGTAGTGGATTTCATTGTATGCAATCTTTTTTCAATAGAGAACACCTTTTTAAAGATTATCCCCAAGATAAAGAAATAAGATTTTTAACTTTTCAATGTGGAGGTTGTAATGGAAAAGGAGTTAATATTCTCTTAAATAATGTTTCAAAAGTATTAAAAAAAGAGGGGAAAATCACGAAAGATAATATAGCTATCCATCTATCAAGTTGTATGGCTTTTGAAAATCATCATTCTCAAAGATGTATGTTTATAGATTTTATAAAATCAGAAATAGAAAGACTAGGTTATAAAAATATAGTAGAGGGAAGTTATCTTTCTAAAACTGCTACAAGAAGAAGAGAAGAGGGAGTATATAAAAAATATTAA
- a CDS encoding DMT family transporter translates to MIEAKLKNILAMLIFGTIGVFVKNIELSSSEIALTRGIIGGSILLIFIFLTKEKISIISIKNNLKILCFSGFAVGINWIFLFQSYRYTTISNATLSYYFAPIFVTIFSPIILKEKLNFFKVICIFMALIGMGFIVGVDGITNKRDFIGIIYGLLAAGFYASVILSNKFLKDIRGIEITVVQLFVSALTLLPYVLAVEGNNILKVSSSSIPYILILGIIHTGIAYLLYFSSIQKLKAQTVAVLSYIDPVFAVIISGFLLKEPLGFSKIIGGILILGSNFMNEFLNRK, encoded by the coding sequence ATGATAGAAGCTAAATTAAAAAATATACTTGCTATGCTAATTTTTGGAACTATTGGAGTATTTGTAAAAAATATAGAACTTTCTTCTAGTGAAATAGCTTTAACTAGAGGAATTATTGGTGGAAGTATATTATTAATATTTATTTTTTTGACAAAGGAAAAAATATCTATAATATCTATAAAAAATAATTTAAAAATTTTGTGTTTTTCAGGATTTGCTGTTGGAATAAATTGGATTTTTTTATTCCAAAGTTATAGATATACAACTATTTCTAATGCTACACTTAGCTATTATTTTGCTCCTATTTTTGTAACTATTTTTTCTCCTATAATTTTAAAAGAAAAGTTAAATTTTTTTAAAGTTATTTGTATATTTATGGCATTAATTGGAATGGGTTTTATAGTTGGAGTAGATGGAATTACTAATAAAAGGGATTTTATAGGAATAATATATGGACTTTTAGCAGCTGGATTTTATGCTAGTGTAATATTGAGTAATAAGTTTTTAAAAGATATAAGAGGGATAGAAATAACAGTTGTACAATTATTTGTATCAGCACTTACTCTTTTACCATATGTATTAGCAGTAGAGGGAAATAATATTTTAAAAGTTTCTAGTAGCTCAATACCATATATATTAATATTGGGAATTATTCATACAGGAATAGCTTACCTTTTATATTTTTCATCAATTCAAAAATTAAAAGCTCAAACTGTGGCAGTTTTAAGTTATATTGACCCTGTTTTTGCTGTTATAATCTCAGGATTTTTATTAAAAGAACCTTTAGGATTTTCAAAAATTATTGGAGGAATATTAATTTTAGGTTCAAATTTTATGAATGAATTTTTAAATAGAAAATAG